A window of Pseudomonadota bacterium genomic DNA:
GATATATATCTGCATGTCATGTATAATCTTAATGTGATTAAATCATTTAAGGATAAAGAGACTGAGAATATTTACAATCAGAACAGATCAAAGAAATTTCCAAATGAGATTCAATCACGGGCTTTGAAAAAGCTTATCATGATAGATAATGCCTTATCTGAAGACGATTTACGAGTTCCACCGGCAAATAACTATGAACATCTGAAGGGTGCCAGAAAAGGTGAATGTTCAATTCGGATAAATGATCAGTGGCGCATATGTTTTCTTTTCGAGAACAGTGATGCCTACGAAGTGGGTATTGAGGACTACCATTAAGGAGGGATTTATGGATAAGAATACAGACCGGATACCAACGCCTACGGTTGGAGAGATCTTAAAAGAGGAATTCCTCGAACCATTAGGCCTGACTGCATACCGTCTTGCAAAGAGTTTAAATATATCGACTACGACGGTATTAGATATACTGAATGGAAAAAGGAAGATAACCGTAGAAACAGCTTTGAGGCTATCTAAATATTTTGGTAATTCTGCAAAGTTTTGGTTAAATTTACAGAATGATATTGATTTGAGGATTCGTGCAGAAAGACCGCACAAAGATATCGATAAAATCCGCCCATTGCAACTAACGGCTTAGCAGCCACAATAAGGGTTTGGCAACAATTTGAGGAAAAATAGGCCATTTGATTGTAGGTATTGTTGAGTTTTTTCATTATTTTGTTCGCTTTGAAAGTTTGATTTTGTTTATAGCTTCCAAAGTTTCACAAAAAAGCAATAAAATGCACGCTCGCTTTCGCATGGCAATAAATATCTCTTGTGTTTTTTCGATGGTTCTCTGCTATAATCAAATATAGATATATTGATGGAGCCTAACATAATGTGTTTGTTTTCATCACCCCCCCCCGAATCTTTTTCGCCTGTTACAAAGCGCGAGAATTGAGAGGAGTCAGGATATGACAGAGATAAATAATACCGGCAAAGCGGAAACAAAACACCGAATCCGTCATCCGAGACTGAAAGGTCTGCACCCGTTCTTTACCCAGTGGCTGATTCTCGGCATGACGCTACTGGCATTGGGCGGTGCCATGAGCTATCTTCTCGCCGAACAGCACAGCCTCATCGAAGCACAGGAGCGGGTGCAACTGGCCAACCTGGCCAAGGTGCTGGATGTAAATCTGGGGCACCAACTGGATGCGACCAATCGGGCGCTGGTGGGTATTCGCGATGATCTTCCTTACTGGAAAACGAAGCATGACGGCAAATCACAAACCAACCGGCAACTGCGGGTCATAAGCGACGCTATGCCGGGGATACGAACTCTACAAATACTCAATGCCGCAGGCATCGTCATGGCCTCAAACCGAGAGGAGATGATCGGCCACAATTTCGCCGGGCGGGACTATTTCAAGACTCCGCACCAACATCCGGACCCGGCCATGCTTTATGTCTCTCCGCCCTTCAGGACCGCCCTCGGGGTCTTTGGCATGAACCTGGTGCGGGTGGTGACCGGTCCTAAAGGCAAGTTTGCCGGCATTGTCACTGCGACCCTCGATCCCGAATATTTTACCGTCCTTCTGGAATCGGTTCTCTACACGCCAGACATGAGAGCTTCTGTGAACCACGGCGACGGTAAGGTTTTCCTGATAGTACCGGATCGCAAGGATGTTGAAGGCATAGACCTGGCCAAGCCCGGCTCCTTTTACACCCGTCACGTCGAAAGCAAGCAGGCTGCCAGTCTGTTCAAGGGGCTCGTTGTCGCCACCGGCGATGAGCGCATGATAGCCATGCGCACCGTAAAGAGTGATAAATTCATTGCGGACACATCTCTGATGGTTGCCGTCTCTCGTGACCTGTATGCCATCTTCGCCACCTGG
This region includes:
- a CDS encoding type II toxin-antitoxin system RelE/ParE family toxin, yielding MIKSFKDKETENIYNQNRSKKFPNEIQSRALKKLIMIDNALSEDDLRVPPANNYEHLKGARKGECSIRINDQWRICFLFENSDAYEVGIEDYH
- a CDS encoding HigA family addiction module antitoxin, which translates into the protein MDKNTDRIPTPTVGEILKEEFLEPLGLTAYRLAKSLNISTTTVLDILNGKRKITVETALRLSKYFGNSAKFWLNLQNDIDLRIRAERPHKDIDKIRPLQLTA